GAGGGTGGCCTCACGGTCCTTCAGCGACTCGGGGGCGCTGGCCACGGCCCGGTCCCTCAGCTCACTGTTGGCCTTGGACAGCCGGTTCACCTCGGCCTTCAGCCGAACGACCTCCTCACTGACCGCCGATCCCTCCGTCGCGCCTCCCGACGTGGTGAGCTGGCGGAGTTGGGCGATTTCCGCTTCATACTGGGCTATGCGTTCCTTGAGATCGGGGTCGAGGTCCAGGAGGTCAGGGGTGTCGCTGTAGAAGGTGGTCTGCTGGGAGGGGTCCTCCTCCAGCCAGGCCATGAGTGTGGACTCGCCGGCCATCCATCGGCGCAGCTCCTCGGCCTCCGTACCGACGGCCTCTTGAGCGGCGGACGTCGCGGGGAGATCGTCCTCGCCCTGCGGAGGATCCGCTTCCTTGGCCTTCTTTCTGCGAGCCAAATTCGACACCATTTATAATAATTGGCGTTGGAACCTATCGTTAGACTATTAACAATTTCGCCCGGTAAAATCAAGTACGAAAATGTCAGAAGGGCATTTTTATTGGATATGATTGAATGGTACTTGGACACTAGCCAGATTGCTTCGTTTTTCGATTATCAGGGAAAAAGAGATATATACCGAAGGGGGCATTCAAATTGAAGGGTCGTTCGACCAGGTGTTCTTCAATGGAAAAGCAGATACACGTCAAGATCGACAAGAAGAGCGACTTGACATTGCGTGAGGTGCTCCGTAAAATCGAGGAGATTCAGGCCGAGCACCCCGAGTTAGACGTCTTTTTCGACGGGGACATTTATGCTATCTGCAGCCGTCCCCGCAAGAACCCCGAAATGCAGTAGCGACGGCGGACCTTTTTTCAGGCGCTCCGCGAGCCAGCATATCCATCCATCGGCCTTACATCACGCATTCTCCGAATGCAGATGGCTAAGCTTAATATGGGCGATATCATCACATCAATCACGGCGGGGGTCTATGACCTCGACGGGGCCGCTGGACGGCCCGTCGACGTTCCCGTCGTAACGACGAGTGGACACCCATGAACAAGAAGGACCTCCTGAAGAAAGTCGTCAAGCAGGTAGACGCGACCAAGTTCGATTCCACACCTATAATCGACAGCATGCGCGAGATGTCGTTCACATCCCGTGACACCGCCCGGGCGGCCGATATCTTCAAGCTGATGCTGGAGGACCACGATTGCACCACCATCCTGACCCTAGCAGGCAGCACCAGCGCGGGTGGATGCATGAACGTCTACGCCGACATGATCAAGTACAACATGGTGGACGCGGTGGTGGCCACCGGAGCCTCGATCGTGGACATGGACTTCTTCGAGGCCCTTGGGTTCAAGCACTACCATGGCACCCCGTTCACCGATGATCACATGCTCAGGGATAACTACATCGACCGCATCTACGACACCTACATCGACGAGGAGCAGCTCCAGAAGTGCGATTCCACGGTGAAGAAGATCGCCGATGGATTGGACCCCCGCCCCTACTCCTCCCGGGAGTTCATCCGGGAGATGGGCCGGTGGCTTACCAAGAACGCCAAGAAGAAGAACTCCCTTGTCGAGCTGGCCTACAAGCATGATGTTCCGGTATTCTGCCCGGCGTTCTCCGACTCCAGCGCAGGTTTCGGCCTGGTGATGCACCAGCACGCCAATCCCAAGGAGCACGTGTCCATCGATTCGGTGAAGGACTTCTACGAGCTGACCAAGGTCAAGATGGCGGCCAAGACCTCCGGTCTGCTCATGGTGGGGGGAGGCGTTCCCAAGAACTTTGCCCAAGACACCGTGGTCTGCGCAGAGTGCCTGGGCCGGGATGTGCCGATGCACCAGTACGCCGTCCAGATCACCGTGGCCGACGTCCGCGACGGTGCCTGCTCGTCCTCTACTCTCAAGGAAGCATCCTCCTGGGGCAAGGTGCAGACGACCTACGAGCAGATGGTGTACGCCGAGGCCACTACCGTGGTCCCGCTCATCTTCAGCTACGTGTATCACAACGCCGATCTCAAGTCGCGCAAGCGGTACGCGTGGGCCAAGATGCTCGACCAGGAGTAAAACCGCTCGGGCCCCTGGCCCCGGCCATTATTATTTTAATCGTATTATATGCAATTGCATCCCTTCACTGAAGCCTCAAGGTTTAAGGAGGGCCTCTCTCTTCGGACCCCTATCGATGCACCATGTCAAGACTCGGCCGTCCGACCATCGCGCTGTATAACTCCTACGACCCCAAGAGCTTCCGGGAGGCGCACCGCCGGGCCCTGGCGAGGGCGGGGCCCCTGGCCCTGGCCTTCGACTTCAACCTTGCTACCTTCGGGTTCCCCTTTCCTCAGGAGCTCACCACTCCTCAGGAGATCGCCGACTGGGTAGCCACCACCACCTCCATCGGGGAGCATGGCGGCTTCCTCAAGGAGCTGACCTCTAGAGGTCGGTTCCAG
This DNA window, taken from Methanomassiliicoccus sp., encodes the following:
- a CDS encoding deoxyhypusine synthase, whose protein sequence is MNKKDLLKKVVKQVDATKFDSTPIIDSMREMSFTSRDTARAADIFKLMLEDHDCTTILTLAGSTSAGGCMNVYADMIKYNMVDAVVATGASIVDMDFFEALGFKHYHGTPFTDDHMLRDNYIDRIYDTYIDEEQLQKCDSTVKKIADGLDPRPYSSREFIREMGRWLTKNAKKKNSLVELAYKHDVPVFCPAFSDSSAGFGLVMHQHANPKEHVSIDSVKDFYELTKVKMAAKTSGLLMVGGGVPKNFAQDTVVCAECLGRDVPMHQYAVQITVADVRDGACSSSTLKEASSWGKVQTTYEQMVYAEATTVVPLIFSYVYHNADLKSRKRYAWAKMLDQE